One part of the Deltaproteobacteria bacterium genome encodes these proteins:
- a CDS encoding redoxin domain-containing protein translates to MGKDERSDLRSRGQSRFPAACAIALGVLLLCSGSSVGAVKPGDKISQLSAKTIEGEEVTIDFSGESSPVILTFWSIYCKSCSEELEKVQALVAKYGPEAVRVYAVNEDYDLKRERVSRFLSDLEKRIGKKNFTVLYDEEARIFKTFSLVHMPTLIYIDKDGEVREIIEGFDRGRQRAVISALSKLIEEVTPERLKEVEGEKYYEVSIRVPVCGIYREGKWVRPVDDSREDRAKSLERATSVAEYLAGREALRMALEDVGVNVSTVNKEPSCVNTFGIEPEMYLGGKDALDLFGETFNTRHFIGREESKNRAEGRFIWTFSVYKANLRKLRDRVMEKGYSPRPSTYVLKFVNADFFNHTEFAEKLPRQIPLIGSLKTVSRDGQIIEDELRCHIADVESLTLALEGLNLERERISAISLGGNVIEIQFLR, encoded by the coding sequence ATGGGAAAAGACGAGAGAAGTGATCTGCGCAGCCGGGGCCAATCCCGTTTCCCGGCGGCGTGCGCGATTGCCCTGGGCGTTCTCCTCCTATGTTCCGGCTCCTCCGTTGGCGCGGTGAAGCCGGGAGACAAAATTTCACAGCTTTCGGCGAAAACCATCGAGGGCGAGGAGGTGACGATCGATTTTTCAGGCGAGTCTTCGCCGGTCATACTCACCTTCTGGTCCATATACTGCAAGTCCTGCTCGGAGGAGCTGGAAAAGGTTCAGGCTCTCGTGGCGAAGTACGGGCCCGAAGCCGTGAGGGTCTATGCCGTCAACGAGGACTATGACCTGAAGCGGGAACGGGTATCCAGGTTCCTGAGCGACCTCGAGAAGAGGATCGGGAAGAAAAATTTTACCGTCCTGTATGACGAGGAGGCCCGGATATTCAAGACTTTCTCGCTCGTCCACATGCCCACGCTCATCTACATCGACAAGGATGGCGAGGTGAGGGAGATAATCGAGGGGTTCGACCGGGGAAGGCAGAGGGCGGTGATATCGGCGCTGTCCAAGCTCATAGAGGAAGTGACGCCCGAGAGACTGAAGGAGGTGGAGGGGGAAAAGTACTACGAGGTCTCGATCCGCGTGCCCGTGTGCGGCATTTACCGCGAGGGCAAATGGGTCCGGCCCGTTGATGATTCGAGGGAAGACCGGGCAAAATCCCTGGAGCGCGCAACCTCGGTCGCCGAGTACCTGGCCGGCAGGGAGGCGCTCAGGATGGCCCTGGAAGATGTGGGGGTAAACGTAAGCACCGTCAACAAAGAGCCCAGCTGCGTGAATACCTTCGGGATCGAACCGGAGATGTACCTGGGAGGAAAGGACGCCCTCGACCTGTTTGGCGAGACGTTCAACACGCGGCATTTCATCGGCAGGGAAGAGAGCAAGAACAGGGCCGAGGGGAGGTTTATCTGGACCTTCTCCGTCTACAAGGCGAATCTCAGGAAACTCCGTGACAGGGTCATGGAGAAGGGGTACTCTCCCCGTCCCTCTACCTACGTGCTCAAATTCGTCAATGCAGATTTCTTCAATCACACGGAGTTTGCCGAAAAATTGCCGCGCCAGATTCCCCTCATCGGCTCCCTGAAAACCGTATCGAGAGACGGCCAGATCATCGAGGACGAGCTCAGATGCCACATAGCGGATGTGGAGAGCCTGACGCTGGCCCTGGAGGGCCTCAACCTGGAGAGGGAGAGGATTTCTGCGATTTCTCTCGGCGGAAACGTGATCGAGATTCAGTTCCTGCGATGA
- a CDS encoding CoA pyrophosphatase, with amino-acid sequence MSGTFIEKLGGILKDPGTDPDSPHPDLRVASVLVPLVESRGTVSFVFSTRTDSVPHHKGQICFPGGSRESGDESLLYTALREAEEEMGIRRDDVRILGRMEAVPTMTMFFITPYVCSIPSHYRFTPDPFEVDEIFYAPLKEFLDFGRYRTTETVFKGRSYPVYFIDYGERTIWGATAKIVRKLAELVKESGLDSYL; translated from the coding sequence ATGAGCGGTACCTTTATCGAGAAACTGGGGGGCATTCTCAAAGATCCCGGGACAGATCCCGATAGCCCCCACCCGGATCTGCGCGTTGCCTCCGTCCTCGTTCCGCTCGTGGAGTCCCGGGGCACTGTCTCCTTTGTTTTCTCCACGAGGACCGACAGCGTCCCCCACCATAAAGGCCAGATCTGCTTTCCCGGGGGGTCCAGGGAGTCGGGCGACGAGTCGCTTCTTTATACCGCCCTCAGGGAGGCGGAAGAGGAGATGGGGATAAGGAGGGATGACGTGAGGATCCTGGGGAGGATGGAGGCCGTCCCCACGATGACCATGTTTTTCATCACCCCCTACGTCTGCTCAATACCGTCTCACTACAGGTTCACGCCGGATCCCTTCGAGGTAGATGAGATCTTTTATGCCCCCCTCAAGGAGTTTCTCGACTTTGGGCGGTACAGGACGACGGAGACGGTGTTCAAAGGCAGATCCTACCCGGTCTATTTTATCGATTACGGGGAGAGGACGATCTGGGGGGCGACGGCGAAAATCGTGAGAAAACTCGCCGAGCTCGTGAAGGAAAGCGGCCTCGATTCATACCTTTAG